gaggtgggtggatcgcttgagtccaggagtttgagatcagcctgggcaacatagtgagacctccatctctaatATTTTTTTCAGGGTCATCATGTAATGCCTAGGAAGGCTAGACTCACATGCAGGGAGGGGCCCTCCATGAGCCACAGCATGGGGCCCTCCCACCAACACAGTGGTCATGGGTTTGGTTTTAGCAGAACTTGTTCGAAGAGTATTCCAAGGTGGCTATGGGGAAGAACCAGGTAAGACTTGGCAGACTGTTCTCTCCAGCTCCAGAGTAGAAGTTCACGGAAGAAATTTTCCACAATGCTACAGAAGGTGCTGGTGCCCCCGGAGGCAGCCATGTCCCTCAGTCATCCTAGAGAAATCCAAGGGGAGAGATGTGGAGACAGCACATGTCATAAACGTCACTGCAAGTTATCAGACAAACAAGGGTTCAATCGCATGCTACCTGTGGGGCCCATGAGTGCTTGCCTGGGCCTCACCTCATTAGAGCTGGCCCGGCAGCTCCAACAGCTCTTGGACCGTTTTTCAGTCCAAGACTCACTTTATGAAGACAAAAAGGAATCCAGACACTCTCATCTGCGTGCCCCTGCTTTCTCTGGCAAAAGACATCATCTCCATCACCTAGATAAATAGTGCATTTTTCTGTGACTTCTTTGctttaaatgttcattttgaggccaggtgcagtggctcaagcccgtaatcccagcactttgggagcctgaggcaggtagatcacctgaggtcgggaattcgagaccagccagaccaacatggagaaaccccgtctctactaaaaatacaaaattagccaggcatggtggcgcatgcctgtaatcctagcactttgggaggctgaggcaggagaatcgcttgaacctgggaggcaaaggttgcagtgacctgagatggcaccattgcactccagcctgggcaataagagtgaaactccatctcaaaaaaataaaataataaatgttcattttggGGCCTTTTGACATCAGTTCAAGTCTTTGGGTAAAATATACTTCAGAAAAACAACTgtgaacctgggcaacatggcaagacctcgtctctacaaaaaataaaaaaattagccaggcgtggtgatgcacgcctatagtcccagctacttgggaggatcatttgagcccaggagttggaggctgcagtgagccatgatcgtgccattgcgctccagcctgggcaacagaatgaggctccatctccaaaaaaaaaaaaagaaaagaaatgaaaagaaaagcaactgtGAATAGGCTGAGGATCAACGAGGGGACTGACtctcagcaaaacaaaaaccagtaagGACCAAGTCAGCCATTCTCCAGACACTTCAGGCAAGGAGCCCAAACCAAAGGAGGAAAAACTACGCGTTCAGTTGTTCAACTGCCTCAGCATGGTTAATGTATTCACCCGAAGTAGAAATGTTTTGAGACTTAATGACCATCATTAATATCCCTCTGCACCCCGTCCTTCCTACCACTTGGGAATCTTTGGGGAATAGTGAGGTTCAGAGCCACCTACAAGAAAGGTCCAAGGTTGTCATTCTTCATACCTTAGAGGAATTTTCCTGAAGCTAACACACTCCcaggtgtttcacagaattccACTAAAGCTGGGGGTAAGATTCATCCTGTCGTCTTCTCATCCTACCCACAACCTCAACCAGTATGTACCACGCTCCTGCCAGGAGATACATCCGCACCAACACCAGGTACCTACCCACTCCTCGTCCTCTGCCCCATCCCCCTGCTCTCGGATCTCCACTGCAGCCCCCTCCGAACACTTTTGGGCCATGATGTTGTCTGTCCAGGATGCCCCTGTCTTTCCATCACCAGCGAAATTACACTTGGTCACTGTTCCAGCCTCAAGTTTGGCCAATGAATCTGAAAGAAGAGATGAAGTTGAATGTCCTCTGTGCCTGTGGCGGAAACACAGTGAGGGCTGGGCCCATTATGGTGGGGTCCCCTAGGCCTGGGTTAAACTACTGTTTTCTCCAGGCCTAGATGTGGTCAGTGAGCCCCTGGGTGGGACTCCCAAGGTATGGTGGGGAGAGTCGCTCACAGGAACCATGGGATTGGGTGGCACCCGAGGATCCAGGCTGTCGAGCCTAATGGTCCTAGGGCACTTGTGCAGGGATTTAGGAGTAAATCTCGAAGGCTTGGTCGTGTCCCCGTGGAGGCCAGCCTTTGCCTGCTCCCATGAGCTCTAGGCAGAAGGGAGGCCGAGAACCCCTATGGGCCACAGGAACGGTGGGCCACAGGGAGGGTTGCACTGCTCACCCAGGAAGGGACCATCGCCCCGAGTCTTCAGCCGTACCCCGGCCCCCAGCTCGAGCTCCATCGCCTCCATCTCCGACTCGGGCATCCAGAATGCCACTGTGTGGTCAGGGGTGAGGCTCTCTGTCAGCGCCAGCAGCTCTGGCTTGTTGACCAGCCCCTTCAGCGCCTCGGGCGTAAGCCTGTCAGTGTCCCCCTTGGCTTCCACCTCTGCAGGCACAGAGCACAGGAGGGTCATTATCACTGTGGCGGCAAGCACTTCCGGAGGGCCTCTCAGGAGCCAAGTGAGGGCTGAGTGTTTCCAAGCTCAGTCACCCGGAGGCTGGGACTCAGTGCCCATTCTGCAAGTCCTCATCAAGGAACTCCACAGCAGAGGCGGACAGGCATGGGCTGGGGACAGGCAGCCTGGTGCAGATCTGGGCTCCACAATAACTTAGGCAAGTTACATCACCTCTCTGTACCCGAAAAATAGGATAAAATCAGAACCTACCTGACAGGACTGACGTGATgtataaaggaaataaagtatGTAGCACAGCGCCTGGCACATGGACCCCTCGGTGGGCGTTCATATGTTTTCActattcccatcttacagatgagaaaactaaggcttagagaagttCAGTAAttagctcaaggtcacacagtagtAGAGGAGGCAGGATTCAAAGCACCCCAGCACAATTCCATCTTGAGACCCCGGTGGCCACGCAGGGTTCTCTCCAGGCTCTCAGGGTCTACCTGGCTGGGGTGAGGTCTACTGGAACCAGGAGTAAACTCTGGTagtccccctcctctctcctggcCCTGGCAGAGTTCATGGGCTAAGGGAGGAGTCCTAAATCCAGGTGCTGGATTAGGGAAGGGGCACTCCCGGACTGTGAAGTGGGCCCAGCCTCCCAGGGCTGGGTGTTCACAAGGCCACACCCCAGCACAGCAACCCCAGAGCTTGTCCCACAGGCTGCCTGCGCCACACCAAGCCCAGGTGGCTGCACTTCGCTGGAGAACATCCCAGCCAACCCATGAACACATTTCATGGAGCACATTCCATTCATGGCGTACGACCTCAGCCAACCTCTGTCAGGGATGCCTTCTGGGACTGCAGAGGTGGCTGCTCCCACACGACTGCTCCATTCTCCTCAGCCCTCTGCCCCGACACCCTCTAGACAGAGCATCTCACTTTCTTTGCAAGGTAACAGAAGCCATCAAGTGGGGCCTGTCACTTCCCACTTTCCTGACCACTTACCTGTCaactcactttttttgttttttttttttgagatggggtctcgctttgtcacccaggctggagtgcagtggtgcaatctcggctcattgcaagctccacctcctgggtttgagcaattctcctgcctcagcctcctgagtagctgggattacaggcatgcaccactacacccggctaatttttgtatttttggtagaaacggggtttcaccatgttggccaggctggtctcaaactcctgacctcaggtgatccacccacctcagcctcccaaagtgctgggattacaggcatgagccaccacacccagccgtcaACTCACTTCTGACCACACAAAACATCTCCTCTTTCCTTTTGTCTCAAAGGATAGGAggcctctcctcctgcctcaagccaGCTCCTCCATCTGGGCTGCAGACAGACCCCTTCCCACCTCCTGAGgacctgtctctctctcccctctccttgaCCTTTCCTCAAGGCCTTCCTGCGTTCTGGCTTTGATACCTACTGCTCCAGACCCCGTGTACCCCCACCAGAGTCACTGGTGAGCTCTTAACCTGCAAACCACTTGGATGCTCCATATCTCAGACCTAACTAACCCTTGGGCAGTGCCTGACCCCACTGCTAGCTCCTCACGCCTGTTCCCCTTGGCTTCGCGGGGCTTTAGAGACATGACACCTTCCCCATCCCTCGGACCTTTCATTGGCTCCAtctcctgctcttccttctcCATCCACCTCCTATTGTTGCTGTTTCCCAAGACAACCTCCTGGGCCCACTTCTTTTCTCCTCTGGGTAACTTGGTCCACTTCCGTAGCTTCAATACTCTCAATGTGCTGCAGCCCAGTTCTCTCCCCAAGTTCTCGAACTGTCCTCCAAGGCCTCAGTGGACCTCTACCCAGCAGTGCTCCTGGCAACTCAAACTCAGTGTGTTCCAAACAGACCTCCTCCCCACAAACCTCTCGCCCCTCCATTCCCCAGAGCCTGGCATCCATGCCCAACCCCTGGCATCATCAtgactccttcctcttcctccccagtaGCCAAGCCAACACCGAGGCCACTGTGCCTCCTCTAGCTTGAGCTGCTCCAGTCTCTGCACCCCCCCTGACAGGTCCTTAATCCTGGCCTTCTTATCTCGGTCCTAGGTGACCCTAACAGCTTTTTCACAGGCCTCGCTGGGCTCCAGGCTATTTGCCTCCCTGGAGATTTTCAAACACAGACCTGATCACATCACCTGCCTACTTAAAACCACTCACTACAGGGCTGCCCTGCACCCTCGGTTAGAGTTGAGCTCTTCAGTGCCCGCCCCTCCTGCTGCCTGCCCTGCATGGCTTCTCATACCTCGGTCAGGAACTCTTCAGCTTCCAGGCATTGGGCACCCTCTGCCTCTCTGAACACCCTGCAAATCCCTGGCACCTGGCTAACCTCTGCTTATCTTTCAGGATTCCGTCCTGTTATTCCCTGCTCCAGGGCGTCCCCAGCCATGCCTGCTTGGGCTCAGCACCTTTCACGGGATCCAGGCCCGGGCCTGTCCATCTCCTCTACTGGACTGAGAACATTTCAAGTATATGACTGGGTCTTGTTCACCCCTGGACCCCTCAGTATGTGGCACAAGGGCTGGCACATGATACAGATGGTCCCTAATGTTCAGAGAGTCAATGAGTAACCGAAGGTATGAATGAATAAAGTGATAGAGTCCCACTCAACCTCAAAACCTTCTCACCCAGGGGCAGACAGCAAAGAGGCCCTACCAGAGACAAAATTAGGAAGAAGAACAAGATCATGGAGGGCCTGCTATGGttggaatgtatcccccaaaattcgtatgttgacaggaggctgaggcaggagaatcgcttgagcccgggaggcggaggttgcagtgagccaagatagagccactgcactctagcctgggggacagagccagactttgtctcagacagaaaaagaaaaggaaaaaaaaaaaagtcaaactcagcTGTCTTTCCTCCACTGATGGAGTATGGACATAATGCCTAGAAGTAAAGTGGCCAtcaaaaagtattattattattattactattttttttttttgagacagagtctcactctgtcgcctaggctagagtgcagtggtgcaatctcggctcactgcacctccgcctcctgggttcaagtgattctcctgcctcagcctcccaaatagctggtattacaggtgcacaccaccacgcccagctaatttttgtatttttagtagagatggggtttcaccatgttcaccaggctggtctcgaactcctgacctcaagtaatccacccacctcggcctcccaaagtgctgggattacaggtgtgagccactgcactcaccctaaaatttttttaaaaaagaaaaaaatcatatgttgaaacaatcaccaatgtgatagtattaagaggtgggacctttaggaGGTGAGTAGGTCATGGCATATGAGTGGGATGAGTGCCTTTATAGAAGAGGTTGAAGAGAGAGctgccttgccttctgccatgtgaggactcaGCAAGAAGGCGCCATCTCTGAAGCGCAAAGCAAGCCCTCACCAgtcactgaatctgctggcaccttgaccttggacttccccacctccagaactataagccaGACATTTTTGTTCTTAAGCAGGTGCTGTGgcacacacctacagtcccagctgttctggaggctgaggagggaggatcacttgaagactGTAGTGCGCGATGATTGCACCTGAgaatagccactacactccagcctgggctacatagcaaaGCCCAGCcactaaaaatgaacaaagaaataaaacttttaaaaattaaaaataaaataaacaaacacatttcTATTGTTAATAAATCACCCagcctaaggtattttgttatatagCATGCATGGACTAAGACACCAGAACAAAATGAGGATTTGGGCAGTAAAACGGAGACCGCCTAGGGCCTGGCCTGGGCTCTGCACAAAGGCAGTTAGAGCCCAAAGCCAGGTTTGTGGATGATTCCGCCAGATACAGGAAATGGCAGGAGGTGGGAAGGCCAGCCTGGCCCCTGGGATGGAGGGGAGGGAACGGGGATCCTCTGAGTGaatgggaggcaggaaggagtcCAGCCCCAGGGGTGGGTGTGGAAGCCTCAGGCCACACACAGGGCTTCAGCGTCAAGCAGGCTGAAAAGACACTTTCCGGGGGCCTAGAGGCTCAGAAGACAAAGGCCGCCACACTGCAGGAGGGCCCTGAGGGAGGGCAGAGGATAGGATACCTACTGTAGGACGACATGAGGAAGCCCGTGTTCACCTTCCTGGTGGCGCTGAAGTTGGGCTCGATTTCATTTCCCTTGGCGTCGAATTTACGGCGATGGATGTGACTGGGCTGGATATACAGCACGTAGTAGCGCTCCTGGGGCCAGGCAGACAGATAGTGAGGGAGGCGGCCTCatcccacaacacacacactctgGGCTCTGGCTGCAGCCCCGCCAACCTCACATCTACCCTAGAAGCCCACCTCAGCTCCAAAAGATGTTCAAGCTAGGCAgatgctccccccacccccaaataatttattcattcatgggTTCACAAGAGCACTTGTCACACATAATGAGCCCTGCTAGAAGTTCCTAACAGGGCAAGCCCAGGGCTTCCACACAGCCAGAGacaaaaagtatatatagaaaaccataacttgggctgggcgcagtggctcacgcctgtaatcccagcactttgggaggcagtggagggtggatcacgaggtcaggagttcaagaccagcctgaccagcatggtgaaaccccatctctactaaaactacaaaaaattagcgggcgtagtggcaggcacctgtaattccagctactcgggaggctgaggcaggagaatcgcttgaacctgggaggcggaggttgcagtgagcccagatcgtgccattgcactccagcctgggcaacagagcgagattccgtctcaaaagaaagaaagaaagaaaatcataactcggccaggcgaggtggctcacgtctgtcatcccagcactctgggaggccgaggcgggtgggtcacttgaggtcaggagttcgagaccagccgggccagcatggtgaaaccctgcctccatcaaaaatacaaaaaattagccaggtgtggcggcgtgtgcctgtaatcccagctactcaggaggctaaggcaggagaatcgcttgagcccaggaggcggaggttgctgtaagccgagatcatgccactgtactccagccggggagacagaatgagactccatctcaaaaaaaaacaaaacaaaacataacaaaacaaaaccataaccCAAGCCCGAGGACCCCAAATACCATGGAGCAGGAATGGGCGCTGCCAAGGTGCAATGGAAAGGGCACTGAAAAGGATACCTGGGTGAGGGCAGCCACTCTGCCCCTTCCAACAGCCTGGGACAAACCACTCAGTTTCCCCATCGCATGGGGATAACGTGATGTCTGTGTTTAAGAATATTATGAGggttcggccgggcgtggtggctcatgcctgtaatcccagcactttgggaggccaaggtgggcggatcacaaggtcaggagatcgaggccatcctggccaacatggtgaaaccctgtctccactaaaaatacaaagaagtctccaggcatggtggtgggcacctgtagtcccagctactcagggggctgaggcgggagaatggcgtgggcctgggaggcggagcttgcagtgagccgagatcacaccactgcactccagcctgggcgacagagtgagactctgtctcaaaaaaacatatatatatattatgaagGTTCAACGAGATAACAGAGGGGCAAGCACAGTGCCAAGCGTGAAGTGTGCTGTAAATGATGTTTGCCAGTTGTTCAATGCAGGTGGGTGAAATGCTCCCAGGGCCTGAAGAATAGGAGGCCACTTCCTGGTAGAATCAAGAAAGATGAAGTCTTGGAGGGTGGGGAGATCTGCCAACTGTGGGAATAAGAAGCTGTAGGAAGAATATTAAAAGCCTGGGACAGTATAGGAAATAAAAGTCAAGAGGCCCTTGTGAATGTTCAAGCCATGCAGGGCAACCTGGAGGCCTTCTGGGAGCCCAGGCGGCCTCCCAGGACAGGCCTTGAGTTGGCATtcggagtttggattttatctaCTGGACAAGGAATCCTGAAAGGTTTCTGAGCAGCAGTGAGACCCTCAGAGATGTATTTCTGCAAAGACATTTGTCCTGTTGGCAGCAGGGCAGGGATGAGCTCTGGGGACAGCCAGAAGGCAGGGGGATAGGTGCAAGGTTTTATCAGGACAGGCCGAGGGTCCATCTGAGGTAAGCAGCcatggaaagaggaagggaaggcaggggagggggaggaatgTACAAGGGAGGAGCCCAGCAGGACCTGGCATTGCTTACCCGGGGAGGAGACAGTGAGAGTTTGCAGCGTGGTGGCTGGGATGCACCATCACCAGGAATGGAACTCAGAGGAGGCAAGTTTTAAGAGGGGCTAGGAGAAGGCCCTGCCTGAGGGCAGCTGAGGCAAGCAAGCCCCACATCAGCATGGAGACGCTGCTGGGCTCTCCTGGGCAGGCTGGCTAGGGGCTCTGATGGGTGTTGCCACCTGCCGACTGTGTGCTAAGGAGGGGAGGGTGCAGCAAAATACTGCCTGACATGAAAATAGTGCTGAGCTGTTCTCGTGGGGTACAGGAGGGACATGCAGGCTCCATGTAGCACCAGGCCTCTGGCCCTACTGGAGGGGGCATTTTTAGAGACCAAGCTCAGTTGTAGAGACCAAGGAGATAAGGTGGTCAGCACATCTAGGTGGGGCTATTTGAAGAGGGAGTGCAAAGTCAGAACTAGCGCTCAGAAAAAAGACACAGGCTAATACTGGATGGTGAATGCCAGGTGTACCCACAGACACCTGAGATGGGGTGGTGATACAGGGCATgactccaggaggctgagagggcA
This window of the Nomascus leucogenys isolate Asia chromosome 6, Asia_NLE_v1, whole genome shotgun sequence genome carries:
- the ARPIN gene encoding arpin isoform X2; translated protein: MSSYKVEAKGDTDRLTPEALKGLVNKPELLALTESLTPDHTVAFWMPESEMEAMELELGAGVRLKTRGDGPFLDSLAKLEAGTVTKCNFAGDGKTGASWTDNIMAQKCSEGAAVEIREQGDGAEDEEWDD
- the ARPIN gene encoding arpin isoform X1; protein product: MSRIYHDGELRNKAVQSVRLPGAWDPAAHQGGNGVLLEGELIDVSRHSILDAHGRKERYYVLYIQPSHIHRRKFDAKGNEIEPNFSATRKVNTGFLMSSYKVEAKGDTDRLTPEALKGLVNKPELLALTESLTPDHTVAFWMPESEMEAMELELGAGVRLKTRGDGPFLDSLAKLEAGTVTKCNFAGDGKTGASWTDNIMAQKCSEGAAVEIREQGDGAEDEEWDD